The region AGCTGCTCTTCGATCCGAGACTCGACCCACTGGGATTTCTAAAGTTACCCCGGTTTCTCCTGCTTTGGGACAGTTCCTTGGAGCGCAACAGGCTTCCCGTACTGAAGCTGTTAAGCAGATCTGGTCCTATATCAAATCCCAAAACCTCCAGGTCGTCTCTCTCTATATTTCAACtgtagtttttttctttttactacgTTAAATCGTTTTATGGTTGGCAGCTTCTTTGGTTGTCTTTGCTTTGTGTTTTTGGCCCTctttgctaatttttttttttgctttggatATTTGTTTTATTATCTCTGTGGTTGTTAATCATGAAGTTCAGAGCTGTTTGATGTTTATTGTTAATAGAAGCTGACTTTGTAGTGGTGATAGGATAAGTTTTAAGATTGTTAATATGAATTTATTACAATATATATTTAGAATGTTGTTCATTGGTTTTCATTGATGGGTTCTTTTGTTCATGGCTCTAAGTTTTGTGCTTTCTAAGGGGATTCAACTTGATGCTTGCATTCCAACTGTAAAAGAAgttatttgttgttcttgttgttggctatttttatttatttattttgggtgtTTTCGATTTGTTTTTGAAGTGACATTAATAGGAGAAAACTAGGTGTAAGTCAAGATGATACTAGAAGGTCAATATTAGTTTCTTAGTGTAAGAAAGTGAAGTATTGATGAAAGGAAAGAAGGGAGGGTTTGAAAAGTGGTTTTGAAAATGTTGGATTCTATTGCCTGTGCTTAAATCGAGCCGCAGGTTACCCACCATGGCCCTTCTTCCATTCCCTGGTTTTCCGCAATCCGCATGCTAAGGTTTTGCTTGGATCTTGTATGGAAAAGCTTAAGGCTGGAAAACTGGAATGGAACTTTATTATTTCTTGTTACAAATGACGTTTTCATTTACTTTCAAAGTTTCAAGAACCAAGAGGTACCCTGGTTGGATACTGGAAATATCATAGGGACTAGAAAGAAAGTAGAATTATATGTGATAATTTAAGAATCAGTCTTTAATCTCATAAGGTGTCTTCCTTCAATTCGTTGTTAGATCCTAGAGAAGGGCAAACAAATTAAAAGGAGTAGTGCTCATTGTCCTTTGGACTAAACATGCGGTCCTTGAGACCGAGGCAGAGAGCAATAGATGCTTAAACTAGGCAACATTTTCACCTTCCACTTAAGTTTTTCCTCTTTAATGCTTGCATAAAAGATTTCATTGGGGAATCCTACTTCTTCCTCATATTTTCCCATGGTATGTGCTTCTATTACTGATTAGCTATTATCGGTTGAAAAGAGATAGTGAATGAGGAAAAGGATGTAAATGTGAATGGTTGAGATAAGTTCCTCAGCAGTGTCGGTGAATCCTCCTACCCTTTTGCATTTGTTTCGTGTTTTGTCTGTCAAGTTGAGTATCTCAAATTTATGCAGTCCATAGTTGTGCTTCCTATAGCTATTTTGCTCCAACTATTGTTTTCTTGAAGTACATGCATCTGACACCTTATCTGACTCATTTCGCGTTTTGCTCAGAAATCTTATCTTGAGTGAGTGACATTGTTTCAtgagaaaattttgtttaataACATAAACTAAATTATACATATACTTTTAACTGCAGAATCCCAATAACAGGAAGGAGATCTTTTGCGATGAGAAGCTTAAGACCATTTTTAATGGAAAAGAAAAGGTAGGTTTCCTGGAGATTGGGAAAATGTTAACCCCTCACTTTGTGAAGACTACCTAGCCTATATTCTCCTATTTGGCCCTCGGTTGCACAATAAGCAACATCAAGCTAGCTCTTTCCAGTGTATGTTAATGTTTTGCCTTTTGTTTCGGTAGCTGAACTCTCTTGGGGTGGGCTTGCAACTAAGAAGGTTCTAGTTGAACTTTAGTATAAAGATTTAGTAGGGACTAGGAAGTGAAAATGTTGCATATTAATATGGTTTCCTGATTTCAGTATTACTGTTTATGGTCTTTGATAAACTTGTAGTTTAATCGTTTGAACTACGAGAAACCGTTGTTGACATTAACATTCGAAGTTCACCCTGTAAAAGCTGCCTTGTTTATGGTGCGACAATTAATGTCATTTCGAAGATTATCTGTATTTAAGTTCTTTTTCTCTCAAGTGAACTCAGTGTGGATTTATGTGAGTGATGAACAACCTTGTCTAGATTCTATCTCTTTCTTATTTGCTGGTTTTAGTTTTTGGTTAGTGATAAGCTTTGCTTCCATAATTCTTAGATTCTATACTTGAAGAAAATGGTGCCTTGACCCGGaaaatccaaatatatatatttgcttaatTGCACCATGTGTTCCTAAACTATGTATTAATCGCTTGGAACTGACATGGAGATCAATTTAAACATGTTAGATCTGAGAAGGCATATAATATCTTAGTAATGCGTAGATTAATGGAAGGATCTGATTGGTATGATGTTGATATTTTGAAGCCTCAATTAGAATGATCTGAATATTAGAGATCACTTTAAAATTTGACCGagcttatattttatatatatatttgtaggAGTTGACTAGATCACTCATTTATGCaaaatgttgggaaaattatacGGTTAGTTACAAAATTATaggtaagtttttattttggtcacttaaatgAAAAAGTACTGAACTagtcgaaagttttcatttaagtcattgaactattcaaaagttgtTATTTAATTCATTGAATTGTTAATTTCGTTTAAAAGTTTCATCAACGAGCTCCAAACAATGATTTGACAATCGTGCGGTGGACCAGTGCTCACCTAGTTAATTTGATGGTTAGTGTCGGAgatcgaataaaaaaattatttaaattttggttgatAGATGTGTGATGtttaaagttgttttatgaaaacAAATcgaattatagaaaaaaaagaaaaaaataactttCGATTAGTGCAagtaatataaatacaaaaagtCACATGGCATCACTTTTAAAtcgttatatttatatttgtaattgCCACTTGTAAAATTTCAATGAGAAGAATGATATTTCAACACGATGAGAGAGGTTTCTCATGTGTTTTTCATGATCTTATTTTATTGACCCCAAACTTTTGTTTTTCAAAAGCAATATTATTTTTAGGTCATCATTTATTTGAAATtaagataattaaaatttaaaatgaatttatatataattttaaaatcttagaGAAAAGCAATTGAAAATGACTGGAATCTTGATCGGTCGGAAGAAACTTACCGTTAAACAGTTGATTGTCGAACTATTTGTTCGTCACAGCTCAGGCAGCTCATGTGTATTTAgttcaacaatttaaaattaaaaatatttaactaaaaattaataaaaataaaaatattaaaaattaaatttaatattatgccTTTTAATTATAACAGTTGATATAAAACTTTAgaacaaatcaaatcaaaatttaatattaaaaaatacaacaaaaaaatCGAATCCAACAAATCAAGTTATAAATATAAGCAAAATCCGTCCAAATCCAAATGGACCGATCGCCATCccagttaaaaagaaaaaaggtcaAAATTTCCAACACAATAATGTGGGAAGCCATGGCAGCACAATAATTAGCCATATCATCCATTCACccaagtttcttcttccttcctctcTCTCCTTCTCCTTTTCT is a window of Gossypium hirsutum isolate 1008001.06 chromosome D08, Gossypium_hirsutum_v2.1, whole genome shotgun sequence DNA encoding:
- the LOC107936316 gene encoding upstream activation factor subunit UAF30, coding for MFRLYKGFKELLASSATASVPSTAAKFYAAAAAKSASPKVAQKTPKKPTASKPKTKKPAALRSETRPTGISKVTPVSPALGQFLGAQQASRTEAVKQIWSYIKSQNLQNPNNRKEIFCDEKLKTIFNGKEKVGFLEIGKMLTPHFVKTT